The following DNA comes from Cellulomonas soli.
TCACCCGCAGGCCCGTGAGATGACGGTCCGACACCTCCGCGGACTGGCGTAGCATCCCGGCAACCATCCAGAGCGGCTGAGAGATCTGGCTCGACGACGCCGCAGCAACCCGCAGGTCCCGGTCCGCCGGGCACTGGCCGAGGGTGCTACCGCCAGGACCGATGGAGGACGCATGAGCGCGCACCCTGACGCCCGACCCGCCGCCGGCTACGCCGGAGATCTCACCCCGCAGCAGGCGTGGGACCTGCTCGCCGACGACCCGGACGCCGTCCTGGTCGACGTGCGCACCGACGCCGAGTGGCGCTACGTCGGCGTGCCCGACCTGCGCGGGCTCGACCGGCAGGCCGCGCTCGTCGAGTGGGTCTCCTACCCCTCGGGCCAGCCCAACCCGCAGTTCCTCACCCAGGTCGCCGCCACGGGCGCGACCCCGGGCGACGGGCGAGCCCTGGTCTTCCTGTGCCGCTCCGGGCAGCGCTCGGTCGGCGCCGCGCAGGCCGCGACCACCGCCGGCTACGGCCCGGCGTACAACGTGCTCGAGGGCTTCGAGGGCGCCACGGGCGACGACGGCCACCGCGGCCACGAGGGCTGGCGCGCCGCCGGTCTGCCCTGGGTCCAGCCGTGAGCGCACCCGACCCGGAGACCCGCCGGACACCCGGCCCGGGCGACTGGGACACGCGTCGCGTCGACCGCAGCACGCTCCGTCCCGACACCCTGGCCGTCCGCGGCGGGCTGGTGCGCAGCGAGTTCCACGAGATGTCCGAGGGCCTGTTCCTCACCCAGGGCTACGTGTACGGCTCGGCCGCCGAGGCCGAGGCCGCGTTCGGCGGTGACGTCGACCGGTTCCTCTACTCCCGCTACGGCAACCCGACCGTCTCGACCTTCGAGGAGCGGCTGCGGCTGATCGAGGGCGCCGAGGCCGCGTACGCCACCGCCTCCGGCATGTCCGCGGTGTTCACCGCGCTGGCCGCGCTCGTCCGCTCCGGCTCGCGCATCGTCGCCGCCCGCGCACTGTTCGGCTCGACCGTCGTGATCTTCGACGAGATCCTCGCCGGCTGGGGCGTGCGCACCGACTACGTCGACGGGCACGAGCTCGCGCAGTGGGAGGCCGCACTGGCGACCCCCGCCGACGTCGTGTTCTTCGAGACGCCGTCCAACCCCATGCAGGACCTGGTCGACATCGCCGCGGTGTCCCGCCTCGCGCACGCCGCCGGGGCCACCGTCGTGGTCGACAACGTCTTCGCCACGCCCGTGCTCTCCCAGCCGCTCCCGCTCGGGGCCGACGTCGTCGTCTACTCGGCGACCAAGCACATCGACGGGCAGGGTCGTGTGCTCGGCGGCGCGATCCTCGGCTCGGACGAGTTCGTGCACGGGCCCGTGCAGACGCTCATCCGCAACACCGGGCCGTCGCTGTCGCCCTTCAACGCCTGGGTCCTGCTCAAGGGCCTGGAGACGATGTCGCTGCGCGTGCGGCACCAGACCGCCTCGGCCCTCACGCTGGCGACCTGGCTCGAGCAGCACCCCGCGGTCGAGTCCGTGCGCTACCCGTACCTGCCCTCGCACCCGCAGCACCAGCTGGCGCTGGCCCAGCAGGACGGCGGCGGCACGGTCGTCACCTTCACGCTGCGCACGCCCGACGGCGCGGACGCAGCGGTCGCGAAGGCCTCGACGTTCGCCGTGCTCGACGCCCTACGGCTCGTCGACATCTCGAACAACCTCGGCGACGCCAAGTCGATCGTCACGCACCCCGCCACCACCACGCACCGCAAGCTCGGCCCCGAGGGCCGCGCGAAGGTCGGCATCGGCGAGGCCACCGTGCGGTTCTCCGTCGGGCTCGAGGACCCCGCCGACCTGCAGGACGACCTCGCGCAGGCCCTCGACCGGCTCGCCTGACCCCGTCTGGCGCGGTCTGGCCCGGTCTGGCCCCGGCAGGGAATAGCCGTCGGCCGCTCGGCGGTTGCTGACCGTGGCCGCCGCCGACGGCCACGACGGAGGGAACGGCCCTGACCAGCACGCCCGCACCGACGGCCGACCCGGCCACGCCGCACGCCGACGGGGTGGGCCTGCGCTCCACGCGGGGGCCGCTGCTGCTGGCCATGATGGTGACGACCGGCCTCGTCGCGATCGACTCGACGATCCTGGCCACCGCGGTCCCGACGATCGTCGCCGACCTCGGCGGGTTCGCCAGCTTCCCGTGGCTGTTCTCGATCTACCTGCTCACGCAGGCCGTGAGCGTGCCGATCTACTCCAAGCTCGCGGACACCGTCGGTCGCAAGCCGATCATCCTGCTGGGCATCGGGCTGTTCCTTCTCGGGTCGGTGCTCTGCGGGTTCGCATGGAGCATGCCGGCGCTCATCGCGTTCCGCGCGGTGCAGGGTCTCGGTGCGGGCGCCGTGCAACCGATGGCGATCACGATCGTCGGCGACATCTACACGCTCGCCGAGCGTGCCCGTGCGCAGGGGTACATCGCGAGCGTGTGGGCGATCTCCTCCGTCGTCGGGCCGACGCTCGGCGGGGTGTTCTCCACGTACCTCGACTGGTCGTGGATCTTCTTCGTCAACGTGCCGCTCGGTGCGCTCGCCGCGTGGCTGGTCGTGCGGCACCACCACGAGTCCGTGGAGCGCAGGCCGCACCGGATCGACTGGGCGGGCGGGGCGTTGCTCACGCTCGCGACCACGCTGCTCGTCGTGGCCCTGCTGGAGGGCGGGCACGCCTGGGCGTGGGTCTCGATGCCCAGCATCGGCGCGCTCGCGCTCGGCACCGCCGCCGCTGTGGCGTTCGTGGCCGTG
Coding sequences within:
- a CDS encoding rhodanese-like domain-containing protein — its product is MSAHPDARPAAGYAGDLTPQQAWDLLADDPDAVLVDVRTDAEWRYVGVPDLRGLDRQAALVEWVSYPSGQPNPQFLTQVAATGATPGDGRALVFLCRSGQRSVGAAQAATTAGYGPAYNVLEGFEGATGDDGHRGHEGWRAAGLPWVQP
- a CDS encoding O-succinylhomoserine sulfhydrylase, yielding MSAPDPETRRTPGPGDWDTRRVDRSTLRPDTLAVRGGLVRSEFHEMSEGLFLTQGYVYGSAAEAEAAFGGDVDRFLYSRYGNPTVSTFEERLRLIEGAEAAYATASGMSAVFTALAALVRSGSRIVAARALFGSTVVIFDEILAGWGVRTDYVDGHELAQWEAALATPADVVFFETPSNPMQDLVDIAAVSRLAHAAGATVVVDNVFATPVLSQPLPLGADVVVYSATKHIDGQGRVLGGAILGSDEFVHGPVQTLIRNTGPSLSPFNAWVLLKGLETMSLRVRHQTASALTLATWLEQHPAVESVRYPYLPSHPQHQLALAQQDGGGTVVTFTLRTPDGADAAVAKASTFAVLDALRLVDISNNLGDAKSIVTHPATTTHRKLGPEGRAKVGIGEATVRFSVGLEDPADLQDDLAQALDRLA
- a CDS encoding MFS transporter — translated: MMVTTGLVAIDSTILATAVPTIVADLGGFASFPWLFSIYLLTQAVSVPIYSKLADTVGRKPIILLGIGLFLLGSVLCGFAWSMPALIAFRAVQGLGAGAVQPMAITIVGDIYTLAERARAQGYIASVWAISSVVGPTLGGVFSTYLDWSWIFFVNVPLGALAAWLVVRHHHESVERRPHRIDWAGGALLTLATTLLVVALLEGGHAWAWVSMPSIGALALGTAAAVAFVAVERRATEPVLPLRLLTRRLLATTALISVGVGVMLMGVTTYVPTFLEALLGVSPLVSGLALAALTLGWPLSASQSGKVYLRIGFRRTVLIGATLTVIAACALALTSRSPSVVAVAATCFVMGMGLGFVAAPSLIAAQSSVGWGERGVVTGANMFARSMGSAVGVAALGALVTGFMGETDAASAPALFNDAATAVFAAIAGVAALTLLVGFAMPRTTATTDD